From the genome of Anopheles moucheti chromosome 3, idAnoMoucSN_F20_07, whole genome shotgun sequence, one region includes:
- the LOC128300759 gene encoding uncharacterized protein LOC128300759 — MASQIPRVDIVFLAYSPVAGKAPSVTLDSICTVSLYELQRHLQTKRAERNSMGVAAYKHYKWYNAVLAEELRTIGKGQSRPLLQAFHWYIETSNRDAFRIEDQHYDAVSLIVTAEVEHWYCARPGPSVQGSRARIPFGEQSNITIAPLTPKVVSSQQLLRRHRSTTLERIREEC; from the exons ATGGCCTCTCAAATACCACGAGTCGATATTGTTTTCCTGGCGTACAGCCCGGTTGCCGGGAAGGCCCCGTCGGTTACGCTGGATAGCATTTGCACGGTTAGTTTGTACGAGTTGCAGCGACATCTTCAGACGAAGCGTGCTGAACGGAACAGTATGGGTGTGGCGGCGTACAAACACTACAAATGG TACAATGCGGTGCTGGCAGAGGAGCTACGAACGATCGGCAAAGGACAATCGCGTCCTTTGCTGCAGGCTTTCCATTGGTACATCGAAACCTCCAACAGAGATGCGTTCCGAATCGAGGATCAGCATTACGATGCCGTATCGCTAATAGTGACGGCTGAGGTTGAACACTGGTATTGTGCTCGCCCTGGCCCCAGTGTCCAGGGTAGTCGGGCACGGATACCGTTCGGTGAACAATCGAACATTACGATCGCACCACTAACGCCGAAAGTTGTCTCCAGTCAGCAGCTGCTACGCCGACACCGATCGACAACTCTCGAAAGAATTAGAGAGGAATGTTAA